The following proteins are co-located in the Candidatus Paracaedibacter acanthamoebae genome:
- a CDS encoding adenylate kinase family protein, with translation MILVLFGPPGSGKGTQSDLLRNSGHFVHISTGDLLRNEVAEGTEIGGIVKDIMSHGEFPSDDIIMSLIEKQLDLHEGEQIICDGFPRTMNQVLAFNTLLSVKRENVGLVVNLNVDLSQLIERISGRYSCKECGAVYHDTNKRPLKDGACDRCGGLEFVRRTDDQPDVLKNRVRTYLDQTQAVCDYYRQKGLVKDLDASKDPVSVNNDLKSCLTQAGFII, from the coding sequence ATGATACTGGTTTTATTTGGGCCGCCAGGGTCGGGAAAAGGAACTCAATCAGATTTGCTTCGGAATAGTGGGCATTTTGTTCATATTTCTACAGGTGATCTTCTGCGTAATGAAGTTGCAGAAGGTACTGAAATTGGGGGCATTGTAAAGGATATTATGTCGCACGGAGAATTTCCGAGCGATGATATTATCATGAGTTTAATTGAGAAACAACTTGATCTACATGAAGGTGAGCAAATTATTTGTGATGGTTTTCCCAGAACAATGAATCAAGTGCTTGCATTTAATACCCTTCTTAGTGTAAAAAGAGAAAATGTTGGTCTTGTTGTCAATCTAAATGTGGATCTCAGTCAATTGATTGAGCGTATCTCTGGGCGATATTCCTGCAAGGAATGTGGTGCAGTTTATCACGACACAAATAAGCGTCCGCTTAAGGATGGCGCGTGTGATCGTTGTGGTGGTTTAGAATTTGTTCGCCGCACTGATGATCAGCCGGATGTTCTTAAGAATAGGGTAAGAACGTATTTAGATCAAACCCAGGCCGTTTGTGATTATTATAGGCAAAAAGGTTTAGTGAAAGATCTTGATGCATCAAAAGATCCTGTGTCAGTAAATAATGATTTAAAAAGTTGTCTGACTCAGGCGGGTTTTATAATATAG
- a CDS encoding patatin-like phospholipase family protein, whose protein sequence is MFKKTFKKNIMVFTLVLSFFNIFRERLEAFEAEGSSNPSRNKIYTALSIDGGGIRGLIPLRILEEIEKKTGKPICELFDYIGGTSTGALLTLGLTVPHEKEGRVPRYTVKSLGSLFTGEERFEVFSTSLMNKLKSAGKYLGSLYSAYKYETLLSKKVGNFYLNDALTNILITATEFKTKHMSVFCKEGKDIGNKILGGEILMREVMRATSAAPTYFQAAGVTEPTEDERGYTVTYYVDGGICCNNPAQLVWNRLQKQFNATPDNVYLLSLGTGVVSQEKLSVPGADACLPKWIPVLADYFMESNSWAVHKEMKYVLGKKNYKRVQPVLEAAIDLAGVDEENLERLEKAASSVMGQVDEICEQLKRAGKW, encoded by the coding sequence ATGTTTAAGAAAACTTTTAAAAAAAATATTATGGTATTTACTTTAGTGTTATCTTTTTTCAATATTTTTCGCGAGAGGCTAGAAGCTTTTGAAGCAGAAGGAAGCAGTAATCCCTCTCGCAACAAGATTTATACAGCCTTATCAATTGATGGAGGGGGTATCCGTGGTTTGATCCCACTTAGAATACTTGAGGAGATCGAAAAGAAAACCGGAAAGCCGATTTGTGAGCTTTTTGACTATATTGGTGGAACATCAACAGGAGCTTTACTTACTTTAGGTCTTACTGTACCTCATGAAAAAGAAGGAAGAGTCCCTCGCTATACGGTTAAGAGTTTGGGAAGCCTCTTTACAGGAGAAGAGAGGTTTGAGGTCTTCTCGACTTCTTTGATGAATAAGCTTAAATCCGCTGGGAAATATTTAGGATCCTTATATTCAGCATATAAATATGAAACACTTCTTAGCAAAAAAGTAGGGAATTTTTACCTAAACGATGCTTTAACAAATATATTAATAACTGCTACAGAATTTAAAACAAAGCATATGAGTGTATTTTGTAAGGAAGGCAAAGATATTGGAAATAAAATACTTGGAGGAGAAATTTTAATGCGAGAGGTGATGCGTGCCACTTCGGCTGCACCTACTTATTTTCAAGCTGCAGGCGTAACAGAACCGACAGAAGATGAAAGAGGCTACACCGTAACTTATTATGTAGATGGTGGCATTTGCTGTAACAATCCTGCCCAACTTGTATGGAACCGCCTGCAAAAACAGTTTAACGCTACGCCAGACAACGTTTATTTGCTTTCCCTTGGTACAGGGGTAGTTAGTCAAGAAAAGCTTTCTGTGCCGGGTGCTGATGCTTGTTTACCTAAATGGATACCCGTGCTAGCAGATTATTTTATGGAGAGTAATAGTTGGGCTGTACATAAAGAGATGAAATACGTGCTTGGTAAAAAAAATTATAAACGCGTACAGCCGGTTTTAGAAGCAGCCATAGACCTTGCAGGCGTAGATGAGGAAAATTTAGAACGATTAGAAAAAGCGGCATCATCTGTAATGGGTCAAGTAGATGAAATCTGTGAGCAGCTTAAGAGGGCAGGAAAATGGTAG
- the rpmD gene encoding 50S ribosomal protein L30 — translation MAGKKKETAGTIKVKQIGSPIRRDGIQRLYLKSLGLGKINRVRELQDTPAVRGLITRLQHMVTVVE, via the coding sequence ATGGCTGGTAAGAAAAAAGAAACAGCTGGTACTATTAAAGTTAAGCAAATTGGTAGTCCAATTCGCCGTGATGGCATCCAGAGATTGTACTTGAAATCACTCGGACTCGGAAAAATTAACCGCGTTCGGGAACTTCAAGATACACCAGCAGTTCGTGGGTTGATTACGCGTCTGCAACATATGGTTACAGTCGTAGAGTAA
- a CDS encoding transposase — protein sequence MSGIRRNHSADFKAHVALAAIREDATIAELSVPFGVHSTLIHRWKREALSRMSEIFSGKQAIQEANYINDIKELHAKIGQLTVEKDFLETVSKRLGLLGGKK from the coding sequence ATGAGTGGAATACGAAGGAATCATAGTGCTGATTTTAAAGCACATGTGGCGTTAGCGGCGATCCGAGAGGACGCCACGATTGCTGAATTATCGGTCCCGTTTGGCGTTCATTCAACCTTAATTCACCGCTGGAAAAGAGAAGCGCTCTCCCGAATGAGTGAAATCTTTTCAGGAAAACAAGCTATTCAGGAAGCCAACTATATAAATGACATCAAAGAACTTCACGCCAAAATTGGTCAATTAACGGTGGAGAAAGATTTTTTAGAGACTGTCTCCAAACGATTGGGACTGCTCGGAGGAAAGAAATGA
- a CDS encoding patatin-like phospholipase family protein gives MKKILFFLLPILTFFLQLTPLKAMESRVEYAGLSIDGGGIRSLVSLKVLIALEDAIHEHAPKKHLSEMFDYIGGTSGGGTLALALTLPPPMPDQQPPSLGEWLDIFIGAKNVIFPKSRKNYIKQFFWGSRYSPKQYEEHLKNWFGPLTLSDLTTDVVVTSTQLETQKPYLFTKEKAIRDEKYNFLLRDVARATTAVVSQYPAYRVSTATFSTPLLIDGCISFINSSQFIVNRIMKNSRDENFRKGREVATHNNIYMLSLGGDVQISDTNKNTGNIWLLPYFINHFREGANDGVNHEMKSLLGDNYKRIVPTSEIEKIKYDDATDEVIIKIDEVGKDLINKLKSKGEIEDTARKLLYIYDRKNEHY, from the coding sequence ATGAAAAAAATATTATTCTTTTTGCTTCCAATACTTACCTTTTTCTTACAATTAACCCCTTTAAAAGCCATGGAATCCAGAGTAGAATATGCGGGCTTGTCAATTGATGGGGGAGGTATCAGATCCTTAGTATCGTTAAAAGTACTTATTGCATTAGAAGATGCAATTCATGAGCATGCGCCAAAAAAACATCTTTCAGAAATGTTCGATTACATTGGTGGCACTTCTGGAGGAGGGACGCTGGCGCTTGCTTTAACTTTGCCTCCCCCTATGCCAGATCAACAACCTCCTTCTCTAGGAGAATGGTTAGACATATTTATAGGTGCTAAGAACGTCATTTTTCCTAAGAGTAGGAAGAATTATATTAAACAATTTTTTTGGGGTTCTCGATATTCTCCAAAACAATATGAAGAGCATTTAAAGAATTGGTTTGGCCCATTAACATTAAGTGACCTAACCACAGACGTCGTTGTTACCAGTACCCAACTAGAAACGCAAAAACCTTACCTGTTTACTAAAGAAAAGGCAATAAGAGACGAAAAATATAATTTCCTTCTAAGGGATGTAGCACGCGCAACGACCGCAGTGGTATCTCAATATCCAGCTTACAGAGTTTCGACTGCTACTTTTTCAACCCCTCTCCTGATTGATGGTTGTATCTCTTTTATAAATTCATCTCAGTTTATTGTTAATAGGATTATGAAGAACTCACGAGACGAGAATTTTAGAAAGGGGCGTGAAGTCGCTACTCATAATAATATTTATATGCTTTCTCTCGGAGGAGACGTACAAATAAGCGATACAAACAAAAACACGGGCAACATATGGCTTCTCCCTTACTTTATTAACCATTTCCGTGAAGGGGCAAATGATGGGGTTAATCACGAAATGAAAAGTTTGTTAGGTGATAACTATAAACGCATTGTTCCAACATCAGAAATTGAGAAAATAAAATATGATGACGCGACAGATGAGGTAATAATCAAAATTGACGAGGTCGGCAAGGACTTAATAAACAAGCTGAAAAGCAAAGGCGAGATCGAAGATACGGCTCGCAAACTTCTATATATTTATGACAGGAAAAATGAACATTACTAA
- the rplO gene encoding 50S ribosomal protein L15, which produces MRLIDIRDNKGARTRRRIVGRGIGSGLGKTCGRGGKGQTARSGVAINGFEGGQNPIYRRLPKRGFNNIHASKYFELTFDKVNVLLANGLVKAGDTVDRNFLIQAGVMKKWYDAVSLVSTGILKEKVSFEVTRTTKNASAQVEKLGGKIVIA; this is translated from the coding sequence ATTAGATTAATTGATATTAGAGACAATAAAGGTGCTCGCACTCGTCGCAGGATTGTTGGTCGAGGGATTGGTTCCGGACTAGGTAAGACTTGTGGTCGCGGTGGTAAAGGTCAAACAGCACGGTCAGGTGTGGCGATTAATGGATTTGAAGGTGGTCAAAACCCTATCTACCGTCGTCTGCCAAAGCGTGGGTTTAACAATATTCATGCATCAAAGTATTTTGAATTAACTTTCGATAAAGTAAATGTCTTATTGGCAAATGGATTGGTTAAGGCTGGTGATACAGTAGATCGCAACTTTTTGATTCAAGCTGGGGTCATGAAGAAGTGGTATGATGCTGTTTCATTAGTTTCGACAGGCATACTTAAAGAGAAGGTTTCTTTCGAAGTGACTCGGACGACAAAAAATGCATCTGCGCAAGTTGAAAAACTTGGTGGTAAGATTGTAATTGCATAA
- the rpsE gene encoding 30S ribosomal protein S5: protein MAKNTNTEKQREEVEFIEKLVSVRRVTKVVKGGKNLRFTALVVIGDGKGRVGFGSGKAREVPDAVRKASEQARRSMIRVPLREGRTIHHDLTGHFGAGRVYLRAAPAGTGIIAGGPMRAVFESVGIQDVVSKSVGTSNYYNVVRATFDALVNVSSPRDVATKLGRKIPEIVARRDASMARR from the coding sequence ATGGCTAAAAATACAAATACAGAAAAACAGCGCGAAGAAGTTGAATTTATTGAAAAGCTCGTTAGCGTTCGTCGGGTTACAAAAGTTGTTAAAGGTGGTAAAAACCTACGCTTCACAGCTCTTGTCGTTATTGGTGATGGTAAAGGACGCGTTGGATTTGGCTCTGGTAAAGCCAGAGAAGTTCCAGACGCAGTTCGGAAAGCCTCTGAACAAGCTCGTCGCTCCATGATTCGCGTCCCCTTACGTGAAGGCCGTACAATTCATCATGATTTGACGGGACACTTCGGAGCAGGTCGTGTTTACCTTCGTGCAGCACCTGCTGGTACAGGTATCATTGCTGGTGGGCCAATGCGCGCAGTTTTTGAATCCGTTGGTATTCAAGACGTTGTCAGCAAGTCTGTTGGCACCTCTAACTACTACAACGTTGTTCGTGCGACATTTGATGCTTTGGTTAATGTCTCTTCACCGCGTGATGTGGCTACAAAGCTCGGTCGTAAAATTCCTGAGATCGTCGCTCGTCGCGATGCGTCCATGGCAAGGAGATAA
- the secY gene encoding preprotein translocase subunit SecY — translation MSSAVEQLASGFSLSTFSKADDLKKRIYFTLLALIVYRFGTYIPLPGINPTVIQEFAAANSGGIFGILDMFSGGAISRMTIFALNIMPYISASIIVQLMTSVSPHLEALKKEGESGRKKLNQYTRYGTVLLASIQAFGIAVGLEKMTVGVGSAVLNPGFLFKFSTIVTLTGGTLFIMWLGEQITSRGLGNGTSLIIYSGIVANLPQSFYKTFVAAEQGAIKTWVLFLILAMVAAVIAYVVFMEKAQRRILIQYPKRQVAADRPATAQTSHLPLKLNSSGVIPPIFANSLLLFPATIAGFSGTMDPDSIMGMISTYMAHGKPLYMLCSTALIIFFAFFYTAIVFNPTETAENLRKMGSFIPGIRPGKATADYIDYILTRLTVIGALYLASICLLPELVLSKVALPFYFGGTSILIVVSVTIDTISQMQSHLVAHQYEGLIKKAKLKGKL, via the coding sequence ATGTCATCAGCTGTTGAACAACTCGCTTCAGGTTTTAGTTTATCTACTTTTTCTAAAGCAGACGATCTAAAAAAGCGAATTTATTTTACATTGTTAGCACTGATCGTTTATCGATTTGGTACCTATATTCCTTTACCAGGAATTAACCCAACTGTTATCCAAGAGTTTGCAGCTGCGAACTCTGGTGGCATTTTTGGAATTTTAGATATGTTCTCAGGCGGCGCAATCAGCCGTATGACCATATTTGCACTGAACATCATGCCCTATATATCTGCGAGCATTATTGTTCAGCTCATGACGTCAGTCTCGCCTCACTTGGAAGCCCTGAAAAAGGAAGGGGAGTCTGGTCGCAAAAAATTAAACCAATATACACGATATGGTACTGTTTTGCTGGCATCAATTCAAGCATTTGGTATTGCTGTTGGCTTAGAGAAGATGACCGTTGGTGTAGGATCTGCTGTCTTGAATCCAGGTTTTTTGTTCAAGTTTTCGACTATTGTTACACTCACTGGTGGTACCTTATTTATCATGTGGTTGGGGGAACAGATCACAAGTCGTGGATTAGGAAATGGGACATCCCTTATTATTTATTCAGGTATTGTTGCTAACCTTCCTCAGTCTTTTTACAAAACCTTTGTGGCAGCAGAACAAGGAGCAATCAAGACTTGGGTTCTTTTCTTGATTTTGGCAATGGTTGCTGCTGTTATCGCTTATGTGGTCTTTATGGAAAAGGCTCAGCGTCGGATCCTAATCCAGTATCCTAAACGACAAGTAGCTGCCGATCGACCTGCTACTGCACAAACAAGCCATTTGCCATTGAAGTTGAATAGCTCTGGCGTTATTCCTCCTATTTTTGCGAACTCTTTATTGCTGTTCCCGGCAACTATTGCTGGTTTTTCGGGGACAATGGATCCGGATTCAATCATGGGAATGATTTCCACATACATGGCGCACGGTAAGCCACTTTATATGCTATGTTCGACTGCTTTAATTATTTTCTTTGCTTTCTTTTATACAGCAATTGTTTTCAACCCAACTGAGACTGCTGAAAACTTAAGAAAGATGGGAAGTTTTATTCCAGGCATCCGACCTGGTAAAGCGACTGCTGATTATATCGATTACATTTTGACACGGTTGACAGTTATTGGGGCATTGTATTTAGCATCAATTTGTTTATTGCCTGAACTTGTTTTATCTAAAGTAGCATTACCGTTTTATTTTGGAGGAACGAGTATCTTAATCGTTGTGAGTGTAACTATCGACACAATTAGTCAAATGCAATCCCACTTGGTTGCTCACCAATATGAAGGGCTTATTAAGAAAGCTAAACTTAAAGGTAAGCTATAA
- a CDS encoding IS6 family transposase, with amino-acid sequence MRDHYKGYRLPKSVIGFAVRYYYRYKISLRDLSEMLEDRGLSVTYEIIRNWCQTWSPVYARGIRQKRGSPFKDKWHIDEVRVKIKGDVFWLWRLIDSEEEEIDVLLQRRKNAKSAIRFLKRALKKLGMFPRVMVTDKLRSYIKAHRVFTQTC; translated from the coding sequence ATGCGAGATCATTATAAAGGATACCGTCTTCCTAAAAGTGTTATCGGCTTTGCTGTCCGCTACTATTACCGTTATAAGATCAGCTTAAGAGATTTAAGCGAAATGCTTGAGGACAGAGGCCTCTCTGTCACTTACGAAATTATTCGAAATTGGTGTCAAACCTGGAGTCCTGTTTATGCCAGAGGTATTCGCCAGAAAAGAGGATCACCTTTTAAAGACAAATGGCATATCGATGAAGTGAGGGTAAAGATAAAAGGGGACGTCTTTTGGTTATGGCGACTGATTGATAGTGAGGAAGAAGAAATTGATGTGCTTTTACAAAGGAGAAAAAATGCCAAGTCAGCTATCCGATTTTTAAAGCGAGCACTTAAAAAATTAGGCATGTTTCCGCGCGTCATGGTGACAGATAAGTTGAGAAGCTATATCAAGGCCCATAGAGTTTTTACTCAAACCTGCTGA
- the rplR gene encoding 50S ribosomal protein L18, whose protein sequence is MAKVDLHTRRKERIRSKLRKVSSGKPRLTVHRTNKYLYVQVIDDVKSVTVASASTLESAAKADLKSSSNVEAAKLVGKLIAERATKAGIKEVVFDRSGYKFHGRIKAIADAARESGLSF, encoded by the coding sequence ATGGCTAAAGTAGATCTACATACGCGACGCAAAGAACGTATTCGTTCTAAATTGCGTAAGGTAAGTTCTGGAAAACCAAGACTTACAGTGCATCGCACAAATAAATATTTGTACGTTCAAGTAATTGATGACGTTAAGTCCGTTACTGTGGCATCAGCCTCTACTCTTGAGTCTGCAGCAAAAGCAGATCTTAAGAGCAGTTCGAATGTTGAGGCAGCTAAATTAGTTGGAAAGCTGATTGCCGAACGCGCAACGAAAGCAGGAATTAAAGAAGTGGTTTTTGATCGCTCAGGCTATAAATTCCATGGTCGTATTAAGGCAATTGCCGATGCGGCTCGCGAATCTGGTTTGAGCTTTTAG
- a CDS encoding IS3 family transposase — MIDPQNKTVSLSHQCQLLSPSRSSWYYESKGESPLNLSLMRLIDKLFLKTPYYGSRQMARHLFRIGYCVGRKRNRRLMRLMGLEAIYQSRRCCVNRKGCQ; from the coding sequence ATGATTGATCCTCAAAACAAGACTGTAAGCCTTTCCCATCAATGCCAGCTTTTAAGCCCCAGTCGCTCCAGCTGGTATTATGAGTCCAAGGGAGAAAGTCCTTTAAACCTGAGCTTGATGCGACTAATTGACAAGCTTTTTCTAAAGACGCCTTATTATGGCTCTCGTCAAATGGCGCGCCATCTATTCCGTATAGGTTATTGTGTTGGACGTAAGCGCAATCGACGGTTAATGCGCCTGATGGGATTAGAAGCGATTTATCAATCTCGGCGTTGTTGCGTAAATAGAAAAGGTTGTCAATAA
- the rplF gene encoding 50S ribosomal protein L6 → MSRVGKTPIKLPAGVNVAIANNTVEVSGKLGKLSMKYLDVVTVTNQDGVVQVQPANDSKTARINWGTVQRRVANMVSDVTNGVDVNLELIGVGYRANVQGNKVNLQLGFSHDIVYDLPAGITAKSDKPTSLTISGFDRQLVGQVAAEIRAYRRPEPYKGKGIIRNGEFVLRKEGKKK, encoded by the coding sequence ATGTCACGTGTAGGTAAAACACCAATTAAATTGCCCGCAGGAGTAAACGTAGCTATTGCCAATAATACAGTAGAGGTATCCGGCAAGCTTGGTAAGCTTTCTATGAAATATCTTGATGTGGTTACAGTAACGAATCAAGATGGTGTTGTTCAGGTTCAACCTGCGAACGACTCAAAAACAGCTCGTATTAACTGGGGGACAGTTCAACGCCGCGTTGCTAACATGGTTAGTGATGTAACAAATGGCGTTGACGTTAATCTAGAATTAATCGGCGTTGGATATCGTGCAAACGTTCAGGGGAATAAAGTTAACTTGCAATTAGGTTTTAGTCATGACATAGTTTATGATCTGCCTGCAGGGATTACTGCAAAGTCTGACAAGCCAACATCCCTAACGATTAGCGGTTTCGATCGTCAGTTAGTAGGGCAGGTTGCAGCAGAAATTCGCGCCTACCGGCGACCAGAGCCTTATAAAGGTAAAGGTATTATTCGGAATGGCGAATTTGTTCTTAGAAAAGAAGGTAAGAAGAAGTAG
- the rpsH gene encoding 30S ribosomal protein S8, which translates to MIVNDPIGDMLTRIRNGQRAGKSSVKSPNSKARRAVLDVLQKEGYIRGYSTEQVRAGIENIDIELKYHDGLPVIEIIQRVSKPGLRVYSPSKDLGAFMSGLGIYIVSTPKGVMTDVEAKEQGIGGEVLCKVY; encoded by the coding sequence ATGATTGTAAATGATCCAATTGGAGATATGTTGACTCGCATCCGCAATGGTCAACGAGCAGGTAAATCATCTGTTAAGTCTCCTAATTCAAAAGCAAGAAGAGCAGTTTTGGATGTCCTTCAAAAAGAAGGCTACATTCGTGGCTACAGTACAGAACAAGTTCGTGCTGGTATCGAAAATATAGATATAGAGCTTAAGTATCACGACGGCTTGCCCGTTATCGAGATTATTCAGCGAGTTTCTAAACCAGGATTGAGAGTTTACTCTCCATCTAAGGATTTGGGTGCTTTCATGAGCGGTCTTGGTATTTATATTGTTTCAACTCCCAAAGGTGTTATGACCGATGTTGAAGCAAAAGAGCAAGGCATCGGCGGCGAAGTTCTTTGCAAAGTTTATTAA
- a CDS encoding DNA-directed RNA polymerase subunit alpha — protein MLQNNWEALIKPNKLDVKYSSPDLRHADVVVEPLERGYGLTLGNALRRILLSSLQGAAFTSVKIEGVLHEFSTIPGVMEDVTDIILNLKTIGVRSTVEGVKKVKLVASSKGPVYARQIECPTGIEILDQDIIICHLDEGAKLSMEMTVESGKGYIPANSISHDDKPIGLIPIDAIFSPVKRVSYKIEPTRVGQRTDFDKLILNISTDGSLKPDDAIALAARIMQDQLHSFINFDEPKAADKKESKIELPFNPNLLRKVDELELSVRSANCLKNENIIYIGDLVQKSEHEMLRTPNFGRKSLNEIREVLETMGLTLGMIIPNWPPENIEELTKKLEDPFN, from the coding sequence GTGCTTCAAAACAATTGGGAAGCGTTAATTAAGCCGAATAAGTTAGATGTAAAATACAGCAGTCCTGATTTACGTCATGCTGATGTCGTTGTTGAGCCTCTTGAAAGAGGGTACGGCCTAACTTTAGGAAACGCATTGCGTCGCATTCTTTTGTCATCGCTACAAGGGGCTGCGTTCACATCTGTTAAGATTGAGGGTGTTCTTCACGAGTTCTCTACAATTCCTGGCGTGATGGAAGATGTAACAGATATTATTCTTAACCTTAAGACGATTGGTGTTCGTAGCACAGTTGAGGGCGTTAAGAAAGTTAAGCTTGTTGCCAGCAGTAAAGGGCCTGTTTATGCGCGTCAGATCGAGTGTCCTACGGGAATTGAAATTCTTGATCAAGACATTATTATCTGCCATTTAGACGAAGGTGCAAAGCTTTCAATGGAAATGACTGTTGAATCTGGTAAAGGTTATATTCCAGCAAACAGCATTTCTCATGATGATAAGCCAATTGGATTAATTCCAATTGATGCAATCTTTAGTCCAGTAAAGCGGGTAAGCTATAAAATTGAACCTACACGTGTAGGGCAAAGAACTGACTTTGATAAGCTCATCTTGAACATCAGCACAGATGGATCCTTGAAGCCAGATGATGCTATCGCTTTAGCGGCTAGAATTATGCAAGATCAACTGCATAGCTTTATCAATTTTGATGAGCCTAAGGCAGCTGATAAAAAAGAAAGTAAAATTGAATTACCATTCAATCCAAATCTTTTGAGAAAAGTAGATGAGTTAGAATTGTCAGTACGGTCAGCAAACTGCCTCAAGAATGAAAATATCATCTATATTGGTGATCTTGTTCAAAAGTCAGAGCATGAAATGTTGCGGACACCTAACTTTGGGCGTAAGTCTTTGAATGAAATACGTGAAGTTCTTGAAACTATGGGATTAACATTAGGAATGATTATTCCTAATTGGCCACCAGAAAATATCGAAGAGCTAACAAAGAAATTAGAAGATCCTTTTAATTAA
- the rpsK gene encoding 30S ribosomal protein S11: MAQKNTSRVKRREKKNVVSAQAHINATFNNTIVTITDEKGNAISWSTAGAMGFKGSRKSTPYAAQIAADEAAKKAAEHGVKDISVFVKGPGSGRETALRALQAAGFKVTSIKDVTPIPHNGCRAPKRRRV; encoded by the coding sequence ATGGCACAAAAGAATACATCGCGCGTAAAGCGTCGTGAAAAAAAGAATGTTGTAAGCGCCCAGGCGCATATTAATGCAACATTTAATAACACGATCGTTACAATTACAGACGAAAAAGGAAACGCGATTTCATGGTCCACAGCTGGTGCGATGGGCTTTAAAGGCTCTCGTAAGTCTACACCTTATGCGGCTCAAATTGCGGCAGATGAAGCAGCAAAGAAAGCAGCAGAACATGGTGTAAAGGATATTTCTGTTTTTGTTAAGGGACCTGGATCAGGTCGTGAAACAGCCTTGCGTGCATTGCAGGCGGCTGGTTTCAAAGTAACGTCAATTAAGGATGTAACACCTATTCCACATAACGGATGCCGAGCGCCAAAGCGTCGTCGCGTGTAA
- the rpsM gene encoding 30S ribosomal protein S13: protein MARIAGVNIPTQKRVIIALTYIYGIGKIKAKEIVAKLGVDESKRVNELSDQEVLRIREIIDADYLVEGDLRREVSMNIKRLMDLGCYRGLRHRKGLPVRGQRTHTNARTRKGKAVPIAGKKIAKK from the coding sequence GTGGCACGTATTGCTGGTGTAAACATACCAACACAAAAGCGAGTTATTATTGCGCTTACGTATATTTATGGTATTGGAAAAATTAAGGCTAAAGAAATTGTAGCCAAGTTAGGCGTTGATGAATCAAAGCGCGTTAACGAGTTATCAGATCAAGAAGTCTTGCGTATTCGTGAAATTATTGACGCTGACTATCTTGTTGAAGGTGATCTTCGTCGAGAAGTTTCAATGAACATTAAACGTTTAATGGACTTAGGTTGCTATCGTGGTTTGCGCCATCGTAAGGGGCTTCCCGTTCGTGGTCAACGGACGCATACTAATGCACGTACACGTAAGGGTAAAGCAGTTCCGATTGCTGGTAAAAAGATTGCTAAGAAGTAA
- the rplQ gene encoding 50S ribosomal protein L17 produces MRHGISGRKFNRTSSHRKAMFANLCQALIEREQIVTTLPKAKDLRPVIEKLITIAKKGDLHSRRILASRLRSESHAAKLANELAGRFAGRQGGYTRIMKHGFRYGDNAPMAVIEFVDQAK; encoded by the coding sequence ATGAGACACGGTATAAGTGGTCGTAAATTTAATAGAACAAGTTCTCACAGAAAAGCAATGTTTGCAAACCTTTGCCAAGCTTTGATTGAACGTGAACAAATTGTAACAACTTTGCCTAAGGCAAAAGATCTTCGTCCGGTAATCGAAAAATTGATTACTATTGCGAAGAAAGGTGATCTACATTCACGTCGTATCTTGGCATCACGACTTCGGAGTGAATCCCATGCGGCAAAGTTAGCCAACGAACTTGCTGGCCGTTTTGCAGGTCGTCAGGGTGGCTATACGCGCATTATGAAGCACGGTTTCCGTTATGGTGACAACGCTCCAATGGCTGTTATTGAGTTTGTTGATCAAGCAAAATAA